The genomic window CTATTTTTTATTTATTCTTTAATCGTAGTTTTTTGCGTGTAAGCTGTATGAGAGTTGAGAAACTGGGAGATGGAGAACCGGAAGTCGCTGTTGTTGGAGCGATTCACGGTGATGAGCCCTGCGGAGAGAAGGCAATTGAACAATTTCTGGACTCGGATTTTGAAGTGAAGAAGCCTGTTAAATTAATTATAGCGAACGAGAAAGCGCTGGAAAAAGATACTAGATTCGTTGACTGTGACTTGAATCGCAGCTTTCCTGGCGATCTGAAAAGTGAGGATCACGAAGAGAGATTGGCTGCCGAGATAATGGCTCAGGTAGAGGGGCTTAAAGTCCTGGGTCTTCACTCCACGAAGTCCTATGCTGACCCCTTCGTAGCCCTATCTTCACTTGAACCCGATAATATGGATTTAGTCAGGAAAACAGGTATCAGAACTGCCTCGTACCACCGGGATAAGGATCTGGATACCTTGGATGATCACGCGAAATGTGTTGAGGTTGAATGCGGATTCCAGGGATCTGAAAGTGCTGTAGATAATGCTTACAGAATTGTAAAGAATTTTCTAGCTGCTTATGGAATAATTGATGCAGAACATCGTATCTCCAGTCCATCAGTTTTCGAAATCTATGACACCGTGGAAGAGCCGGACTATGAGTTTATTGCTGTAAACTTCCAGAAAGTTGAGGAAGGCGAAGTGTATGCTAGGAACGGAAGTAAAGAGTTGAGAGCAGATGAAGATTTCTATCCTGTTCTGATGTCAACTGAAGGATATGATACGATTCTCGGTCACAAAGCCAGGAAAGTCGAGAACCCTGAAAGTTTGACTCAGGAAAAGAACATTTAATAATTGTCATCAAGATGTAGCAACATGAACTTGTTGGATGTTGTAGAAACAATCTTCCAGAACTATGATGGAGAAGTCCAAGCAGAGTTCAATCCCGACAATTCCACACCTTACACAGGGAGAGATAGAGATCTTAGAACTGGAGAAACTGCAAGAGAAATGATCGAAGGATACGCATCCATGGGAAAGTCATTGAACGCCCAGGTAGTAAACGACAAACACACCGCCAGACTATCGTACAATGCTTCTACAGACAGATTGAAAATAGATATCGAGTTAGAAGATGGAATTAACAAGGAATTTAACCAATACTTAGAAGATACAGACTTAGAACAGTTAGAGGAACAGATAACAGAAATAGAAGAAGAATACAAAGAAGCTCCTAGGCTTTAATCCAAGAAGACTGGCTCTCCCTCATCCAAGACTTTCTCATCGTCGAACCATACAGTTGGGTTCTGTAGTATGAAGTCCCAGTGAAGACTGCTTTCGTTCGCTTTTTCATGTCCTTCAGGTAGACAGAAAGAGTTTTCTCCGAGCGCGATATGCACCGTTCCCAGAATCTTTTCGTCTTGAAGTGTATGGCCTATGTATTCTGCTTCTGGATTGGTTCCAAATCCGAATTCTGCGATTTGGTCTGCGTTTTCAATATTCTCTATTTTCTCCACTATTTTGGAATCTTCAGGAGCATTTCTTATCTCTGTGACTCTTCTGTTCTCAATGACAATTTCATTGCCTTCATCTTCTTTAGAACCGAAGCTGTTTTCTTCTAACACTAGAGTTCCATTTGCATCTAGCGGGCCTGTAAATACCTCACCAGAAGGGATGTTTCCTATCCCTGCTTCCGTTAGTTTTCCATTGGAAGGTTCTAAATAGTCTGAGTCAATTTCAAGTTCTAAATCAGTTCCTTTTTCCGTTTCTATTCTTATCTTTTCTACTCCTTGTAACTGTTCAGCCGCTTTGTCTGTAATCCTTTCAACCTCTTCATAGTCGGCTTGAAGCGCGTTTTTCCACATCCTCTTATTTACTGTAGGTAATGTAGCTACTCGTGCTCCTTGTTCAGCTGCTTCGCCTGAAGCATTTGTGTGGGATAAGGATTTCATCGTCGGCGCTATAACCACATCAAACTGTTTCATCGCATCTGCAACATATTCAGGTGGTTCATCTCCCTGATTCTCCGGCTCCTCATAGTTAATCACGCCGTGTTCTACATCTCGATCTTCCAGAACTTTAACTAAAGATTCGATAAGCTCTCTATCATTACTGTCATTTAATACCAACACTTTTTCGTTTTGTTGAACTTCCAAACACTGGTCGATGATTGTCGAAGCGCCTTCTCTCAAGCTCATACAACTTTTTTAGGACAGAGTCTTTATCCATTTTCCGGGAAAAAGAGTTAATCACCTATTTAAGTTTAGGCAGGCAATACTTTGTTAGAGTCTTTTCGGAGACCTGTTCTTGAGAACTTCCACATTCGGTTGGAGGGTCTTCAGCGCAGGTGTAGGCGATTTTTTATGAATGTGAAAATGTACTGGTTAAATTATTAGACACAAGGTGTTTGAAATTATGCAAGAGCAAATGCAGAAAGAAGGGAAAATGGACGAATTCAAAACAGGTACTACAACCCTAGGACTAACAACAGACGAAGGAGTGATCCTAGCAGCAGACAAGAGAGCTTCTCTAGGCGGACGGTTGGTCAGCAACAAGCACGCGCAGAAAGTATTCAAACTAGATGATAACATCGGTTTGACAATCGCCGGAAGCGTAGGAGACGCTCAGAGGATTGTCAGAGTAATGAGAAGCCAGTTAAAGCTTCACAAACTGGAGACAAAGGAGCTTTCCCTGAAAGGTGCTGGAACCCTGCTTTCCAACATCCTGCACAATAACAAGATGATGCCTTTCATGAATCAGTTCCTGATGGGAGGAGTCAAGGATGGAGAAGGAGCAGTTTACAGCCTTGACCCTGCAGGAGGACTGATGGAGCATCCGAACTACACAGCAACAGGGAGTGGAAGCCAGATGGCATTCGGAGTACTGGAAGACCAGTATGAAGACGGAATCGACCACGAAACCGGACAGAATGTAGCAGTTCAGGCTATTCAGGCAGCTATGGAGAGAGACACAGCGACCGGAAACGGTATCATGGTTGCAGAGATTACTGAGGATGGCTTCGAAATCCTTGAAGAGAAAGAAGTAGAATCCAAACTCAAATAAAGAAAGGAGACTGAGATCACAAAAGGATCTCAAAAAAGAAGTACTCGGTTTATTACTTCTCTCCTCCTTTCTCACACAGTTTAACTCTATTTTATCAATCAAAGTGAATCAACAACAATGGAAGAACTAGAAGATGTGAAACAATTTTTACCAAGCTACGCAAGCGTATCAGAACTAAAATACGAAGGATCAGACATTGTAATATACACAGACAGTGAAAAATTCTTCTTAAACAACTCAGATACTGTAAAAGAAATAGTATCAGAACTGAAAAAAAGAGTAGAGATACGACCATCCTCAAAACTATACACAACACCTGAAAAAGCCAAGAAAAAAGTCAAGGAACTTGTCTCAGACGAAGCAGGAGTAGAAGAAGTAATAATGCAGCCAAGCCTCGGAAAAATGATAATCCGGGCAGAAAAACCCGGAGAAGTTATAGGAAACCGGGGCTCAGGACTAGACGAAATCAAGGAAAAAACTTTGTGGAGCCCGCAGGTCGAACGAGTACCGGCCATCGACTCCAAAGTAGTAGACAGAGCCCGGGAGCTAACAGTAGAAGATCCAGAATTCCGGAAAGAATTTTTGCACGATGTAGGAAAGAAAATCAGGCTTGACAAGTCTGTAGGCGATGAATGGGTCAGAGTTTCCGCATTAGGAGGATGTAGACAGGTCGGAAGGTCCTGTTTCCTTCTTCAAACTGAGGAATCAAATGTACTACTGGATGCAGGAATCGATCCTGCAGCAGAATCAGGAACGCCGGAGAACTTCCCATACCTGAACGCTCCGGAACTGGATTTGAAGCAGCTAGACGCTGTTGTACTCTCTCACGCACACATGGACCACTGTGGAATGATCCCTTACTTATTCAAGATGGGTTATGACGGTCCTGTGTACTGTACTGAGCCGACAAGAGACATGATGATCATGCTGACCTTGGACTACATCGGACTGGCTCACTCACAGAATAATACTGCACCTTATGATTCTACAGCAATTAAGAAAGCAGTTAAGAGAACAATCACTCCTGACTACGGTGAAGTAACCGATATCACCCCGGACATGCGGTTGACACTTGAGAACGCAGGGCACATAATTGGTTCATCGCTATGCCATATTCATGTAGGAGAAGGACTCCACAACCTGCTTTACACAGGAGACTATAACTACGATAATACCGAGATGCTTAGAGAAGCATCCACCGACTTCCAGAGAGTCGAGACAATGATCACAGAGTCAACTTATGGAGGTCGAGATGATGAGCAGACTCCAAGAGAAGAAGCGAACAAGAAGTTCCTCTCCAAGGTCAAACAGACCTTGAACAAGGGCGGAAAGGTTATCGTACCAGCTTTCGCAGTCGGAAGGTCTCAGGAAGTATTAGGCCTTCTTGCTGATGAGATGGAGCGCAGCTACTTCGACTACCCTGTCTACATCGATGGAATGATTAAGGATGCCAACGCACTACACACAGCTTACCCAGAATTCCTGTCTAAGAAAGTACAGAAGAAGATTTTCGAGGAGGAAGAAAACCCATTCCTCCAGGATAATATCAAGGCGATTGGCAGCCATAATGAGAGGAAGGAAGTGTTCGATGAAGGACCATGCGTCATCCTGACCACCTCAGGTTCAATTACGGGCGGACCAGTGCTTTCCTACCTGCAGCAGGAAGCAGATAATCCTGACAACGCGTTGATTTTCGTTGGCTACCAGTTTGCAGGTTCGCTTGGACGGAAGATTCAGGATGGAGCTGATCAGATAGAGATAAACGGGAAGAAGGTGGATGTCAACTTGGATGTCAATTCTGTATCAGGTTTCTCAGCTCACAGCGACAGGGAACAGATCATCGACTTCGCCAAAGACCTGAGAAGCACACCTAACAGGATTTTCACCAACCACGGAGAAGAGAAAAACTGTTACAGTCTGGCATCAGCACTGCACAAGATCCTGCATATCGATACCTCAGCACCTCAGAACCTGGAAGCAATGAGATTGGAGTAGTCTAGAAATCTCCTAAACTACTCTGGTCCTCTATCTCCTTCAAATCGGAGATTCTTAATCCTATTCTTCTTACCTGTCCTGAGAAGTTTTCCAGGAATTCTTCCAGCAGTTTCTCCCCTTCCTGAATTATTATCTTTTTGTCGTTGACATGACTCTTCAGGGTTGTGCTGCGTGTATGCATCTGTATTTCGTCGTCGATCACTATAACCGATATTTTTCTGAACCCTACTCCTTTCTCATCTGCCTTTGGTACTATCTCCTGTGCCAGTTCCGGGAAGTATTTTTCTATGTAGCGTGGTATACTGGAGTTTTCTCCCAGGGTAGTTATCCGTGTTATCTGTTTCTGTTCTTGCGGTTTGACCTCTGAAGAGTCTTTTCCTCGTGCTTTCTCTTTCAGTGTGGGACCAAAGTTTTCGCCAAACTCTTCCACAAGCAGGGCGTTTTCTGCATTAGCCAGTTCTTCAACTGAGTTGATTCCCAAACTCTCCAGTTTTTCTCGAGTTATCTCACCTATCCCATGAATGTCCTCTATCTCTAATCCATACATGAATCCCCGGACTTCTTCCTCTCTAACTACTGTCAGCCCTTCAGGCTTCTGTCTATCCGAGGCGATCTTAGCTACAAGCTTGTTCGGAGCCACACCAATAGAACAGGTGAGATGAAAATCCTCTCCCACTTCTTTCTGAATCTCTTCAGCTACCTCAACTGCGTCATCTGTTTCTTCAGGTATTTCTAGATATGCTTCGTCTATTGAGGCTTGTTCAACTGTATCCGCGTATCTCTCAT from Candidatus Nanohalobium constans includes these protein-coding regions:
- a CDS encoding succinylglutamate desuccinylase/aspartoacylase domain-containing protein — encoded protein: MRVEKLGDGEPEVAVVGAIHGDEPCGEKAIEQFLDSDFEVKKPVKLIIANEKALEKDTRFVDCDLNRSFPGDLKSEDHEERLAAEIMAQVEGLKVLGLHSTKSYADPFVALSSLEPDNMDLVRKTGIRTASYHRDKDLDTLDDHAKCVEVECGFQGSESAVDNAYRIVKNFLAAYGIIDAEHRISSPSVFEIYDTVEEPDYEFIAVNFQKVEEGEVYARNGSKELRADEDFYPVLMSTEGYDTILGHKARKVENPESLTQEKNI
- a CDS encoding aminopeptidase, with translation MSLREGASTIIDQCLEVQQNEKVLVLNDSNDRELIESLVKVLEDRDVEHGVINYEEPENQGDEPPEYVADAMKQFDVVIAPTMKSLSHTNASGEAAEQGARVATLPTVNKRMWKNALQADYEEVERITDKAAEQLQGVEKIRIETEKGTDLELEIDSDYLEPSNGKLTEAGIGNIPSGEVFTGPLDANGTLVLEENSFGSKEDEGNEIVIENRRVTEIRNAPEDSKIVEKIENIENADQIAEFGFGTNPEAEYIGHTLQDEKILGTVHIALGENSFCLPEGHEKANESSLHWDFILQNPTVWFDDEKVLDEGEPVFLD
- the psmB gene encoding archaeal proteasome endopeptidase complex subunit beta, which gives rise to MQEQMQKEGKMDEFKTGTTTLGLTTDEGVILAADKRASLGGRLVSNKHAQKVFKLDDNIGLTIAGSVGDAQRIVRVMRSQLKLHKLETKELSLKGAGTLLSNILHNNKMMPFMNQFLMGGVKDGEGAVYSLDPAGGLMEHPNYTATGSGSQMAFGVLEDQYEDGIDHETGQNVAVQAIQAAMERDTATGNGIMVAEITEDGFEILEEKEVESKLK
- a CDS encoding beta-CASP ribonuclease aCPSF1, translated to MEELEDVKQFLPSYASVSELKYEGSDIVIYTDSEKFFLNNSDTVKEIVSELKKRVEIRPSSKLYTTPEKAKKKVKELVSDEAGVEEVIMQPSLGKMIIRAEKPGEVIGNRGSGLDEIKEKTLWSPQVERVPAIDSKVVDRARELTVEDPEFRKEFLHDVGKKIRLDKSVGDEWVRVSALGGCRQVGRSCFLLQTEESNVLLDAGIDPAAESGTPENFPYLNAPELDLKQLDAVVLSHAHMDHCGMIPYLFKMGYDGPVYCTEPTRDMMIMLTLDYIGLAHSQNNTAPYDSTAIKKAVKRTITPDYGEVTDITPDMRLTLENAGHIIGSSLCHIHVGEGLHNLLYTGDYNYDNTEMLREASTDFQRVETMITESTYGGRDDEQTPREEANKKFLSKVKQTLNKGGKVIVPAFAVGRSQEVLGLLADEMERSYFDYPVYIDGMIKDANALHTAYPEFLSKKVQKKIFEEEENPFLQDNIKAIGSHNERKEVFDEGPCVILTTSGSITGGPVLSYLQQEADNPDNALIFVGYQFAGSLGRKIQDGADQIEINGKKVDVNLDVNSVSGFSAHSDREQIIDFAKDLRSTPNRIFTNHGEEKNCYSLASALHKILHIDTSAPQNLEAMRLE
- the dinB gene encoding DNA polymerase IV produces the protein MTREKTVLHIDMDAFYASVEKNRKDMEGPVVVCVYSGRSEDSGAVSTCSYDARELGIHAAMPITIAKDIAENAEQEVHFVPMDKEYYRSVSDRIREEIYERYADTVEQASIDEAYLEIPEETDDAVEVAEEIQKEVGEDFHLTCSIGVAPNKLVAKIASDRQKPEGLTVVREEEVRGFMYGLEIEDIHGIGEITREKLESLGINSVEELANAENALLVEEFGENFGPTLKEKARGKDSSEVKPQEQKQITRITTLGENSSIPRYIEKYFPELAQEIVPKADEKGVGFRKISVIVIDDEIQMHTRSTTLKSHVNDKKIIIQEGEKLLEEFLENFSGQVRRIGLRISDLKEIEDQSSLGDF